The bacterium genomic sequence CCGGGTTCGCGAAGGCCGCGGCGAGGGGCGAGAGTTTTTCTCTTTCGGGAAGATGCTTGGCCCAGGCGGCGCCGAGTTTTCCCATGGTGCCGGTCTGAAAGGTGTCGCTCCTCACCTCGTAGACGCTGCCCATGGCGCCGGTGCGGGGCGACGGGCAAAAAGATGCGGCTGCCATCAGCCGGGTCTGCTGATACAGTATTTTCTCGGCCTTTAAGGGCGGCCACCAGGATGAGGACTGCGCTTTATCGCGCACACTTTCGCGGTGGGCGGAATTTTCGTACTCCCAGATATGAAATATACGGTCCAGCTCGCCGATGGCCGAGCGGAAAAAGCAGATCAGCCGGGAGAGCTTCACTCGCTCCTCGATAATGTTCCCGAAACCCTCCACCGCCTCATCAAGGCTCCCCTGCGTGAACGTATAAGCCCGCACTTCGTAAAGCATTTGCGATTGGCTCCTCTATCGGACGGGGCGGCGAGTCGCTGCCCGGAATCATGAAAACATCGTCGTACCCGGAATGATGCAGCAATGCTCTCCCTTTTTTAAATTTCGATCAATTCGCCTTCCTCGGGCGGCGCATCTCACAGGGATGGCCATCAAGTGCGCTGAAATATCCCTCTGATCCTGTGCATGGCGAATTCCTAATTAAGCCGTAATTTGGTGGCTGATTGGGAATTCGCCACCCACAGGTCTTGAGAACTTTCTCGCCTCTGGAGATTTTTCCATGAATTTTAAGTTTGAGACGCTTCCGAAATCATTCTCGAAAAATTCGAAGCGTTTTAAGGAAAATCAGATATTCGAGGCCATCAGTTCTTGAATATAAGAACACCCGATGAAGTTTTCCTGGAAAGAACCGCCAACCATAGCTAATCTAAACTATCATGTGTGGCACTCACATTGCCGAGGCCTGTTTCAGATACCTATTGCTGTTTGATTAGGAATTCGCCAGGGACACCCTGAAAATCGATGGACCAGGACACCGCCCCGCTGTTCGAGCCAGATTAAGCACTTTGTTGGTGGATTTACAGAACACCGAGCCATTGCGTGAATTCACGTTGTGGAATTGGAT encodes the following:
- a CDS encoding NIPSNAP family protein produces the protein MLYEVRAYTFTQGSLDEAVEGFGNIIEERVKLSRLICFFRSAIGELDRIFHIWEYENSAHRESVRDKAQSSSWWPPLKAEKILYQQTRLMAAASFCPSPRTGAMGSVYEVRSDTFQTGTMGKLGAAWAKHLPEREKLSPLAAAFANPASEFASGILNEFLHIWPYRNLNQWAEVDAAAGQLAGWRDCSNPYLRSRKSEIWYPVDYSPMR